In Streptomyces rapamycinicus NRRL 5491, the genomic stretch GACCAGGACCGCCCCGGGCGGGCGGGGGTCGGCGGCGTCGGTTATTTCGATCAGCTTGCTGAGCAGATCGTCTCCCGGTGCGCTCCGCGTCCGGGCCACATGCTCGCCCAGATACGCCAGAAGCTCCTCGCGGGCGGTGCGGGTCTCCCGCTCGCCGTAGCGGTCCCCGCCGAACAGGGCGCCCGACCAGTACGCGAAGCGGTCCCAGTCCGCCTCCGGTACGCCCAGCAGGGCGCCGACGACCCGCGCCGGGAACGGGTACGCGAAACCCGCCCAGAGGTCGGCGGGGGTCGGCCCGGCCTCCATGGCGTCCACCAGGGCGTGGCCGATGGTGACGATCCGGGGGCGGAGCGCGGCGACCCGCTTCGCGGTGAGCGCCTGGTCCACCAGGCGCCGCCAGCGCTGGTGCCGTTCGCCCGTACCGATTCCGTCCGGCCCCGCCTCGCTCGCGTCCCGGGGGAAGCGGGGATCGGACAGCATCGCGTGCACGTCCTCGTACCGGGTCAGCACCCGCACCGGGGCGCCGGTGGAGCGCAGCCTCAGCTCCGGGACCGGACATCCCTCCGCCCGTAGCGCCGCCCACTCCTTCGGGGGCTCGAGGGGGTGCTCCGCGGCGAACGGGAAGTCGCCGAGGGGGCAGCGTGCTTCCGCGCCTTCCGGCTTCGCGCTTTTCGCGCCTTCCGGCTTCGCGCCATCCGGTTTCGTCTCGTCCGCCACTTCTGCTTCACCCACGGAGCGCCTCCAGAGCCGTACGACGTGCGGCGAACAGTTACTCACCACTCATG encodes the following:
- a CDS encoding cytochrome P450: MGEAEVADETKPDGAKPEGAKSAKPEGAEARCPLGDFPFAAEHPLEPPKEWAALRAEGCPVPELRLRSTGAPVRVLTRYEDVHAMLSDPRFPRDASEAGPDGIGTGERHQRWRRLVDQALTAKRVAALRPRIVTIGHALVDAMEAGPTPADLWAGFAYPFPARVVGALLGVPEADWDRFAYWSGALFGGDRYGERETRTAREELLAYLGEHVARTRSAPGDDLLSKLIEITDAADPRPPGAVLVQIARGLMHAGHETTSSVIGKLVPVLLDDRSRWQRLLDDRTLVRPAVEELLRFDVNRGPGMPRYLTEDAQLGGEVIPKGSTTVSVVASANRDERMFPRPDQLDLTRTPNRHLAFGAGAHSCIGQALARTELHVALEILLDRLPGLDLAVPSSELARRAGVLTDSFEQVPVVW